CATCCCCGCGGGACAGTCGACGACGACGTCGCCGTAGGCGGCCTCGACTGCCCGGAGCGCGCTCTCTAATTTGGTCACGTCGGCTGCGCGGGCGCCCGCGAGCGAGCGGCCGCACGGGAGGAGCCGCACGGGGCCCGTCTCGCGGACCGCCTCGATCGGATCCGCGCGCCCGGCGAGCACGTCGTGGAGGTCCGGGCCCGGCCCGGTCGGCAGGTCCGCCATCCCGAGGTCGGCGTCGACGACCGTGGCGTCGAGGGCGGCCCCGAGTTCGACCGCGAGCGTGGACTTGCCGACGCCGCCCTTTCCGCCCGTGACGGCGAGGATCACCGGCCCGCCTCCGTCGCCAACTGAGACTCGGACAGCCCCGCCGCGCCCTCGGCCAGCGCCGTCGCGACCGGCTCGGGATTCGCGGCCGCCGCCCGCGACAGCAGGCGTTCGACGCGTTCCAGCGCCCCGCGGAGCGCCGTCGTGTCCGCTCCGAGCCTGTCGGGGACTGCCGCGACGGCGTCTGGATCTCCGCAGTCTTCGAGAACCGACGCCGCTTCCGCCGCCGACGCGTCGGTCAGCCGCTCCGCGCGCTCGACGCGCGCCTCGACGGCATCGAGCCACGCGGCGACCGAATCGGGGAGGTCCGGATCCGCGTCGTCACGCGGACCGTCGCCTGGGTGCCCTGTGAGATCGACAGACTCCACGGAGCCTGTGGGCACCGCGTCGGCGGGCGGTACCGACCGCCCGAGATCGCGGACGGCGGCAGCGACGTGGCCCGTGTCTTCTTCGTTTCCGCCGTCCGACGGGCCGAGAAGTTCGACCGCGACGGGCGCTTCGGATTCCTCGACGACGCGCGGACAGGCGTAGCCGACGCCGAGAGAGCCGTTCGCCGGGAGCGTCCCCGTGAATTCCCCGTCGTCCCACCCGTCGGCGGGGACGCCCTCGGTCCGCGGCGGCAGAACGGGACCGTCGAGTCGGTTCCGGAGACGGACGCGAAGCGGCGCATCGACGTCGCTGTGGAGTTCCACGCGGACGAGCGTCACCGCCCGGACGGCGTCGGTCGCGGCGGTGACGTCGACCGGCGGGCGCTCCGAGACGGCCGATTCGGAATCGAGCGATTCCGGCGGCGGATGGATCTGCATACGGCGCCTGGCCGCGGGTTCGGATATAAACTCCCGGTCGGATTCAGCAGATCACGAGCGGCGCGGCGAGGAGCGCCGCCGTCGCCCTCGCGCCCCCGAGCCACGCAACGACGTCGGGCGCGACGATCACCGGGGCTCGGACGGGCGCGAGGCGGGCCGCGGCGAGCGCGTCCGCGAGCGCTTCCGGCTCGTCGGTCGGGGTCCGATCCTCGCCGGGACCGGCGTCCATCCCTGCGAGCACCCGCCGACGGGCGGTCGCGAAGTCGTCTTCGACCGCGGCGACGCGGGCCGCTCTGACCGCGCGTTCCTCGTTTCCGATCCGGTCTTCGAGTCGGAGCCGCGCCGCGCGCCGATCCCGGACGGACCGGGCACGAGCAGCCAGAAGCGACAGGCGTTCCTCGGCGGCGATCCGCTCGGTCGCGACCTCCGAGAGCCGGCGCATCGTCTCCGACAGCGACCCCTCGGCGGCGGCGAGCGCCTCCGCCGTCGCGTCGGTCGCCTCGGCGTCGCGGAGCGCGGTGACCCGCCCGCGGATCGTCGCGACGCGCTCCCGCAGTCGCTCGGTCTCGGTGCCGACCTCGGCGGCGCGACGGCGTGCCTCCCGGAGTTCGGCGGCGTCGACGGGCGTGGACGGCGCGTCGCGGAGGGCCCGACGAGCCGCAGTGAGAGACTCGTCGTGGTCGGTCTCGACGCCGCGGGCGGCCGCGACGGCCGCCAGCGCGGATCGGCGATCGATCCCGGCTTCGGCCGTCAGAAGTGCGACGTGGGCGTGCGCGGGACCCGGCGCGGGCGCGTGGATCGCGGGGGAGTCGGTCGGCACCGGACCGCCGGCCCGGACGGCGTCAACGAGGGCACGACGCGGCGGCCTCTCCGGCCGAGCGCGGAGGTCGACGACCGGCCCAGAAAAGCGGGGCCCGTCCGCGAGGAGTACCTGGAACGTCTCGTCGGCGTCGCGCGGATCGCCGTCACCGCTCACAGCTCCCGCTCGCGCATCGCGTCCGACGGCGGGTGGTCGGTCCCGGCCGCGAAGCGGTCGTACGGCGTGCTCGGCGACTCCCGCCGCGCGTAGGCGACGGCGGCCTCCCGAACGCCTTCGGGCGCGTCGGCGAACTCGTTGAACGGCTCGGTCCGCTCGACCTGCACGTCGCCGGCGTGCCGCTCCCGGAGCCGACAGGCCAGGAACGCGCCGTACTCCGTCTCGCGCAGCAGCGCGGCGCGGCCGAACCGACGGACGACGGTCTCCTCGTGGGCTCGACACGCGTTCCGCAGCGCCTCGCGCGCACGGCGCGAGTAGGTCACCACCAGCAACACGACTACCTCGCGGTCCACGCGGGGTGATAAAAGTCTACTCACACCGGCGAGACGTCGACGTCGAGCGATTCCGGCTCGGCGTCGAGCAACTCGGCGATGCGCTCGCGCGCGGCGGCCTCGCTCTCGGCGACGACGACGAGCCCGTGCGCGCGGCCCTCCCCCGTCGCCTGATAGGCCCGTACGTCCGCTTCCGTCTCGAAGTCGGTCGCGTACGTCCGGAGGATCGTCACGACGCGCTGTTCGGTCGCCGCGAGGTCGGCCTCGCCGGACTCGAAGTCGCCGAGCGCCTCTTCGATGTTCCGGAGCGCGGAGATGCGGTCCATCTACGTCGTCCGGAGGTAGTCCTGCCGAGGCTCGTAGAGCTCGCCCTTGCGCTTCAGGTTCTCGATCTCGCCTTCGGCCTTCGACTCGTCGAGGCCCAGGTCGGCGGTCGCGCGCTCGATCACCTCCTCGACGGGCGCGCCCTCCTCGTACTCGTCTTCCAGCTCTTCGATCAGGTGCTTGATGTTCTTGATCCGGTCCCGCTGGTTCTTCGAGGTGCCGGTCTCGACGATGTCGGCGTCGAACTCGCCCGTCTCGGGGTCCATCCCGATGTCGCGGAGACACGACTCGACGATCTCGGTCACGCGGACGGCGTCCTCGCGCTCGACCGTGTCGGAGAGGCGGAGCCGCGCCGACGCCTCGGAGAGCCGGACGAGCGCTTCGAGCTTCCGCGCGGTCACCGGCACGGGGGCGTCGTCGTCGGCACCCTTCGCCCGGAAGTCGACGTAGAAGTCGCGGATGACCTCCTTCGCCTCCTCGGTCATCGTCGGGTAGCAGTTGCGCTTGGCGTAGGCGATGTACTTCCGGAGGAGCTCGGCGTCGATCTCGGGGGTGACCTCCTCGGTGGCGCTGTCGACCTCGTCGTCTGTGAACTCCGAGCTCGGGACCTTCGACTTCTGGGTGTGGAGCTCGCCCGCGTAGTTGGTGTTGATGATGTGCTCTGCGAGCTCGGCGTCGGACTCGGGATCGGGGTCGTCGGTGACGGTGAAGATCAGGTCGAACCGCGAGATGAGCGCGGGTTCGAGGTCGATCTGCTCGCCGATCGGTTCGTACTGGTCGAAGCGGCCGTACTTCGGGTTCGCGGCACCGAGTAGCGAACACCGGGATTTGAGGGTGGCGTTGATTCCGGCCTTCGAGACGGAGATGGAATTGTGGAGGACGACGCCGCCGCTGACGAACGTGTTCGTCGGCTCGACGGTCACGTCGTAGACCCACTCGCAGGCGTGCTCGCCCTCGTTCGGCACCGTCTGGACGTCCCGTACGCGGTAGTAACGCAGGTCGCACCTGGATTCCAGTGCGTCGATCCGCCTCTCCGCTTCCGTAAGTGCGTCTTCGATCGCGCCGACGGCGTTCCTTCGCATCTCGGCCCGTCGTGCGGCGGTGTAGCCGCCGTCTTCGGCGTAGTGGACGGCGCTCGTCGTCGCCGCCGGGAGCCGATCGGCGAGCTGTCTCCCCGACCAGCCGACGAGTTCGCGAGCTTCGGCGAGCGTCGAGACGTCGTCGATCCCGGCGCGGATCGTCTCGGTCCGCTCGCGAAGCGTCTCTAGCTCCGTTTCGACAGTGCTGATCTGGACGCCGTATTCCTCATCGAGAGCCGCTCTGAAGCGACCGTCGAGCGGGATTCCGAGGAGGCGTTTGAGCGAGCGGAGTTCCCTCGCGGCGCTCGTCGGGAGGACGTCGTGATGGCGTTCCGTCTCGTTGCTCCGTTCGACGAACTGCTGGGCTTTCTCGTAGCGATCGTCGGCCGGTTCCACGACCGCTTCGACGAAGCGCTCCGTGGAATCGCCCATCACGTACGTCTTCCAGGAATCCTCGGCCTCGTCGTGGTGGATCCGGGACGCCACGCCGATCTTCAGAAGCGCGTCGGCGTAGTCTTCGGCGAGGCCCGGAGAGGCGGTCGAGAAGGACATCGCCTCGCTTTCGACGCCGCCGTCGCCGGCGAACGCGCCGACGAGGAAGCGCCGGATCTCCTCTTCGGAGGCGCCGAGGACGGCCGCCGGCATCCGCTTCTGCCGCGATTTCTCCATCACTTCCGGGAAATTCGACTCGAACCACCGGTAGAGCTTCGTCGACACCCACCGCTTCGTGGTCGTCCCGGCGCCGTTGACCGCGTCCGTGCTCCCCAAGCCGAAGAGGTCGCCCATCAGCCGATCCATCCGGTCGAGGAGCCGTTCGTCCTGGTTCGAGAACCCGATCTCGTGGGTCCGGCCGCCGGAGTAGGAGT
This is a stretch of genomic DNA from Halobellus sp. MBLA0158. It encodes these proteins:
- a CDS encoding DUF7856 family protein, yielding MSGDGDPRDADETFQVLLADGPRFSGPVVDLRARPERPPRRALVDAVRAGGPVPTDSPAIHAPAPGPAHAHVALLTAEAGIDRRSALAAVAAARGVETDHDESLTAARRALRDAPSTPVDAAELREARRRAAEVGTETERLRERVATIRGRVTALRDAEATDATAEALAAAEGSLSETMRRLSEVATERIAAEERLSLLAARARSVRDRRAARLRLEDRIGNEERAVRAARVAAVEDDFATARRRVLAGMDAGPGEDRTPTDEPEALADALAAARLAPVRAPVIVAPDVVAWLGGARATAALLAAPLVIC
- a CDS encoding DUF7857 domain-containing protein; this translates as MQIHPPPESLDSESAVSERPPVDVTAATDAVRAVTLVRVELHSDVDAPLRVRLRNRLDGPVLPPRTEGVPADGWDDGEFTGTLPANGSLGVGYACPRVVEESEAPVAVELLGPSDGGNEEDTGHVAAAVRDLGRSVPPADAVPTGSVESVDLTGHPGDGPRDDADPDLPDSVAAWLDAVEARVERAERLTDASAAEAASVLEDCGDPDAVAAVPDRLGADTTALRGALERVERLLSRAAAANPEPVATALAEGAAGLSESQLATEAGR
- a CDS encoding DUF7854 family protein, encoding MDRISALRNIEEALGDFESGEADLAATEQRVVTILRTYATDFETEADVRAYQATGEGRAHGLVVVAESEAAARERIAELLDAEPESLDVDVSPV
- a CDS encoding DUF7855 family protein; translation: MLLVVTYSRRAREALRNACRAHEETVVRRFGRAALLRETEYGAFLACRLRERHAGDVQVERTEPFNEFADAPEGVREAAVAYARRESPSTPYDRFAAGTDHPPSDAMREREL